A single Natrinema pellirubrum DSM 15624 DNA region contains:
- a CDS encoding prenyltransferase/squalene oxidase repeat-containing protein, which translates to MQSEYIPRIGVRRLSSTVSSRSADPEGDSTGENRSGTAARALERYGPVLDSTLAYARERDYVGPDYGDGMSSQLLQALPVENKWLNLAVQETVKRTPVDVRPLFRVELRRNFKGGGLFAMANLNYHDLGTEWDPASEPGFDPLAEAERLADWLVAERCEGYSGFCGGHRHELQHLHTKGEPSDPDIVSTAYAVKALLRAAQLDEQYAEIARTARDFLVEDLNYREVPEGAKIDYHMNHPDDSYTLNSAALGAGMLVDLYEYFGDEEYRERATKILDHVVANQTDRGGWPYRLPASASHLSMDSHHNGFIIECLQRYRDVIDADRYADALETALEFYRTELFDVDGAPNFDEENAYPRDIHASTQGILVFTREGELDVAERILRWVLANLQPEQGRFYYRKYRHHTKRVTLMRWCQGWMSYALSEFLLAARDQPASPAVTR; encoded by the coding sequence ATGCAGTCCGAGTACATTCCGCGGATCGGCGTCCGGCGACTCTCGAGTACCGTCTCCTCCCGGTCCGCCGACCCGGAGGGCGATTCGACGGGGGAAAACAGGTCGGGGACGGCCGCTCGAGCGCTCGAGCGATACGGGCCCGTCCTCGACTCGACGCTCGCGTACGCCCGGGAGCGGGACTACGTCGGACCCGATTACGGCGACGGGATGAGCAGCCAGCTCCTGCAGGCGCTGCCGGTCGAGAACAAGTGGCTCAATCTCGCCGTCCAGGAGACCGTCAAACGGACGCCGGTCGACGTCAGGCCGCTGTTTCGCGTCGAACTCCGACGCAATTTCAAGGGCGGCGGCCTGTTCGCGATGGCGAACCTGAATTATCACGACCTCGGAACCGAGTGGGACCCGGCGAGCGAGCCGGGGTTCGACCCGCTCGCGGAGGCCGAACGGCTCGCCGACTGGCTCGTCGCCGAACGGTGTGAGGGGTACAGCGGGTTCTGCGGGGGCCATCGCCACGAACTCCAACATCTTCACACGAAAGGCGAGCCGAGCGATCCCGACATCGTCTCGACCGCCTACGCGGTGAAGGCGCTGTTGCGCGCCGCCCAGCTCGACGAGCAGTATGCGGAGATCGCCCGGACCGCACGCGATTTCCTCGTCGAGGACCTGAACTACCGGGAGGTCCCCGAGGGCGCGAAGATCGACTACCACATGAACCACCCGGACGACTCCTACACTCTCAACTCTGCGGCGCTTGGCGCGGGCATGCTCGTCGACCTCTACGAGTACTTCGGCGACGAGGAGTACCGCGAGCGGGCAACGAAGATCCTCGATCACGTCGTCGCCAACCAGACCGACCGCGGCGGATGGCCCTACCGGCTGCCGGCCTCTGCCTCCCACCTCTCGATGGACAGCCACCACAACGGCTTCATCATCGAGTGTCTCCAGCGCTATCGCGACGTCATCGACGCGGACCGGTACGCCGACGCGCTGGAGACCGCCCTCGAGTTCTATCGGACCGAGCTGTTCGACGTAGACGGCGCGCCCAACTTCGACGAGGAGAACGCCTATCCCCGCGACATCCACGCCAGCACGCAGGGGATCCTGGTGTTCACCCGCGAGGGCGAACTGGACGTCGCCGAGCGGATCCTCCGGTGGGTCCTCGCGAACCTCCAGCCCGAACAGGGCCGGTTCTACTACCGAAAGTACCGCCATCACACGAAACGGGTGACGCTGATGCGCTGGTGTCAGGGGTGGATGTCCTACGCGCTCTCGGAGTTCCTGCTCGCGGCTCGTGACCAACCTGCTTCTCCGGCGGTGACCCGCTGA
- a CDS encoding alkaline phosphatase family protein, producing MSGSIPPSERAFVLGLDGVPWRLIERWSDEGELPNFARMREEGAAGPLESTQPPTTPLAWPSIATGVWPDKHGIYGFQNLSSEYSHEMYTSRDLAQPALWDQLGPAHVGNVPMTYPAREIDGSMVTGMMTPATDREFTHPPELSAEIESRIPDYEISLDYPEYANRPDEFEVAVDEMLSNRRELLELQLERAGDDWQLFFFVFTAPDRFQHLVWEMDRLLAHYKQLDEILGEMMAYTDDHDADLYVVSDHGFGPIEELVYANRILEQEGYLARREDDGTRGALASLGISRDTITGALSRVGITEETLVQSLPRRLVDSVAEQIPGDHALYDVDFDRTVAFVHDTGNCYINDTDRFDGGVVSPAEVPEVKADVRAALESVTDETGEPLLEVRDGDELFPTDDDSPDLVVGGRGVYESRSGMADEVRGDTGTYDASHRSEGIVLCRGPSIDPGATLRGARVVDVAPTLLHGIGEPVPKNADGRVLFDAFAETSTPATSRVERTAVTEIDTGDDVDEDFDDVEDRLKGLGYME from the coding sequence GAGGGCGAACTCCCGAACTTCGCCCGGATGCGCGAGGAGGGCGCCGCCGGCCCACTCGAGAGTACCCAGCCGCCGACGACGCCGCTTGCGTGGCCGTCGATCGCGACCGGCGTCTGGCCGGACAAACACGGGATCTATGGTTTTCAGAACCTCTCGTCGGAGTACAGCCACGAAATGTACACGAGCCGGGACCTGGCACAGCCGGCCCTGTGGGACCAGCTCGGCCCGGCCCACGTCGGCAACGTCCCGATGACGTATCCGGCCCGCGAGATCGACGGCTCGATGGTGACCGGGATGATGACGCCCGCGACGGACCGGGAGTTTACACACCCGCCCGAACTGAGCGCGGAGATCGAGTCGCGGATCCCCGATTACGAGATCAGCCTCGATTACCCCGAGTACGCCAACCGCCCCGACGAGTTCGAGGTCGCCGTCGATGAGATGCTCTCGAACCGGCGCGAACTCCTCGAGTTACAACTCGAACGGGCCGGCGACGACTGGCAGCTGTTTTTCTTCGTCTTTACCGCACCGGACCGCTTCCAGCATCTCGTCTGGGAGATGGATCGGCTGCTGGCACACTACAAGCAGTTAGACGAAATTCTCGGGGAAATGATGGCCTACACCGACGATCACGACGCCGATCTCTACGTCGTCTCCGACCACGGCTTCGGCCCGATCGAGGAACTCGTCTACGCCAACCGGATCCTCGAGCAGGAGGGGTATCTGGCCAGGCGCGAGGACGACGGGACCCGCGGTGCGCTCGCCAGTCTCGGTATCTCACGAGACACCATCACGGGGGCGCTCAGCCGCGTCGGGATCACCGAGGAGACGCTGGTCCAGTCGCTGCCCCGGCGGCTGGTCGACTCCGTCGCCGAGCAGATCCCCGGCGATCACGCCCTCTACGACGTCGACTTCGATCGGACCGTCGCGTTCGTCCACGACACCGGCAACTGCTATATCAACGACACCGATCGCTTCGACGGCGGCGTCGTCTCGCCGGCGGAGGTCCCCGAGGTGAAAGCCGACGTCAGGGCCGCCCTCGAGTCGGTAACCGACGAGACGGGGGAGCCGCTGCTCGAGGTCCGTGACGGGGACGAACTGTTCCCGACCGACGACGACTCGCCGGATCTGGTGGTCGGTGGACGCGGCGTCTACGAGTCCCGCAGCGGGATGGCCGACGAGGTGCGGGGCGACACCGGGACCTACGACGCGAGTCACCGCAGCGAGGGGATCGTCCTCTGTCGGGGGCCGTCGATCGACCCCGGCGCAACCCTGCGCGGGGCTCGAGTCGTCGACGTCGCGCCGACCCTGCTACACGGGATCGGTGAGCCGGTCCCGAAGAACGCGGACGGGCGAGTCCTGTTCGACGCCTTCGCGGAGACGAGTACGCCGGCGACGAGCCGGGTCGAACGGACGGCGGTCACCGAGATCGATACTGGCGACGACGTCGACGAGGACTTCGACGACGTCGAAGACCGGCTGAAGGGATTGGGTTACATGGAGTAA
- a CDS encoding lysine exporter LysO family protein encodes MSIGTLLLALVVGSLVGYYTALHRIQEIGDAIIFSGLAVLLVSIGTQLGGDEQILQDLNTIGGSALVLCLGSIIGSVACVYLLITATSIGDPESASADGTVTRPDTPSELDAGGFDWKVTGLIVVSLTAGLGLSAVGLPEHVITRIVSISDYALLALLFGVGITVGGDTEAVSHIVRIGWGVLLIPVAVAVGSILGGVLLGAVIGMPVTHAAAVAAGFGWYSYAGVVVFDLGGVELGTIAFLANLFREIVTFLVLPAVAKYLGGVTSIAPGGATTMDVTLPLIQRVSGERFVIPALINGLVLSVAATVLVPTILGI; translated from the coding sequence ATGAGTATCGGAACGCTCCTGCTCGCACTGGTAGTCGGTAGTCTGGTCGGATACTACACCGCTTTGCACCGGATTCAGGAGATCGGTGATGCCATTATCTTCAGCGGTCTCGCCGTCTTGCTCGTTTCGATCGGGACACAACTCGGCGGTGACGAACAGATTCTACAGGATTTGAATACGATCGGCGGCTCCGCCCTCGTGCTGTGTCTGGGCAGTATCATCGGAAGTGTCGCCTGTGTCTACCTCCTCATCACGGCCACGTCGATCGGCGATCCGGAATCCGCCTCGGCCGATGGGACCGTCACTCGGCCGGACACACCGTCGGAACTAGACGCTGGTGGCTTCGATTGGAAGGTCACGGGCCTCATCGTCGTCTCGCTTACCGCCGGGCTCGGGCTCTCTGCCGTCGGGCTTCCGGAACACGTCATCACACGTATCGTCTCGATCTCCGATTACGCGCTACTGGCGCTGCTGTTCGGCGTCGGTATTACAGTTGGCGGCGATACCGAGGCCGTGAGTCATATCGTCCGGATTGGCTGGGGCGTCCTCCTGATTCCGGTGGCCGTGGCCGTCGGGAGCATTCTCGGTGGCGTGTTGCTCGGGGCGGTTATCGGCATGCCAGTCACCCACGCCGCAGCGGTCGCAGCAGGGTTCGGATGGTACAGTTACGCGGGTGTCGTCGTCTTCGATCTCGGCGGGGTCGAACTGGGGACGATCGCGTTTCTCGCGAATCTCTTTCGGGAGATCGTTACCTTCCTGGTGCTGCCAGCCGTCGCCAAGTATCTCGGTGGGGTAACGAGTATCGCACCAGGTGGCGCAACGACGATGGACGTCACGCTCCCGTTGATTCAGCGTGTTTCGGGTGAGCGGTTCGTGATTCCAGCGCTCATCAACGGGCTCGTCCTGTCGGTCGCTGCGACCGTTCTCGTCCCGACCATTCTGGGCATCTAG
- a CDS encoding PGF-pre-PGF domain-containing protein: MSSRLPTGAAAVVVTVLLLVGSVGGVAGQSGSPIAQADTQQADGYVVEQGSFCQPIEPLSSGESVESFYEYRSHETHPEGTDRFYSSYGTTHLQRDNTSALFLHEGPEGLSLVTVHGRLDTETPGGLVTYEIAGLPAESEWVVRDDNYTGDTRMDEFDRGDGWTSASWIFRDGRTDGGAIRGGLDGQFAVTIRPGFNEDSAFADRRSELYDPDFDGDGEIEQWDVLSGAAGDGNRRTELPSLEEPVTIRTGTCDDPSVTYERTDGGITARVTDAAPEDRVFLQPTRGTDDGVRFDGVELTGLSGEASIGFESRFSELSGSGPDGVEALSYLTITNESGAANASGTVSFTVQKDRLEELGLEPEEVVLYEQTGDGWTEADTEVLSESDGAYRLEADVTAPSAVAVAPAPGSGSDSLGLLGLGAGLAAGAVIGLGWLATTRLRDR; the protein is encoded by the coding sequence ATGAGTTCTCGACTCCCGACAGGCGCTGCGGCGGTCGTCGTCACCGTGCTACTGCTCGTCGGCAGCGTCGGCGGCGTCGCCGGCCAGTCCGGCTCGCCGATCGCACAGGCGGACACGCAGCAGGCCGACGGCTACGTCGTCGAACAGGGCTCGTTCTGTCAGCCGATCGAGCCGCTGTCCTCTGGCGAATCGGTCGAATCGTTCTACGAGTATCGCAGCCACGAGACCCATCCGGAAGGAACTGACCGCTTCTACAGCTCCTACGGGACGACCCACCTCCAGCGGGACAACACGTCCGCCCTGTTCCTCCACGAGGGGCCGGAGGGGCTGAGTCTCGTGACCGTCCACGGCCGCCTCGACACCGAGACCCCTGGCGGGCTGGTCACCTACGAGATCGCCGGCCTGCCCGCCGAGAGCGAGTGGGTCGTCCGGGACGACAACTACACGGGCGACACGAGAATGGACGAGTTCGACCGCGGCGACGGCTGGACGTCCGCCTCCTGGATCTTCCGGGACGGACGCACCGACGGCGGCGCGATCCGGGGCGGCCTCGACGGCCAGTTCGCCGTGACTATCCGGCCGGGCTTCAACGAGGACTCGGCGTTCGCCGACCGGCGCAGCGAACTGTATGACCCCGACTTCGACGGCGACGGCGAGATCGAACAGTGGGACGTCCTCTCCGGCGCGGCCGGCGACGGCAACCGGCGGACGGAACTGCCCTCCCTCGAGGAGCCGGTGACGATCCGGACCGGCACCTGCGACGATCCGTCGGTCACGTACGAGCGAACCGACGGTGGAATCACTGCGAGGGTGACCGACGCCGCGCCCGAGGATCGCGTCTTCCTGCAGCCGACCCGCGGGACCGACGACGGCGTCCGGTTCGACGGCGTCGAGCTGACCGGACTCTCCGGCGAGGCGTCGATCGGCTTCGAGAGCCGGTTCTCCGAACTCTCCGGGAGCGGCCCCGACGGCGTCGAGGCGCTGTCGTATCTAACCATCACGAACGAGTCGGGCGCTGCCAACGCGTCGGGGACCGTCTCCTTCACGGTCCAGAAAGACCGACTCGAGGAGCTGGGTCTCGAGCCCGAAGAAGTCGTCCTCTACGAGCAGACGGGCGACGGCTGGACCGAGGCCGACACCGAGGTTCTCTCGGAATCCGACGGTGCGTATCGGCTCGAGGCGGACGTAACCGCACCTTCGGCTGTCGCGGTCGCGCCGGCACCCGGCAGTGGGTCGGATTCGCTCGGCCTGCTCGGACTCGGGGCGGGCCTCGCCGCGGGGGCAGTCATCGGCCTTGGCTGGCTGGCGACGACCAGACTGCGCGACCGATAG
- the fni gene encoding type 2 isopentenyl-diphosphate Delta-isomerase translates to MTEQGSSETEDRKDDHIRIVQERDVETTGTGFEDVHLVHDALPELDYDAIDPAIEFLGHELSAPIFIESMTGGHRNTTAINRALARAASETGIAMGLGSQRAGLELDDDGVLESYTVVRDVAPDAFIYGNLGAAQLREYDIETVERAVAMIEADALAVHLNFLQEAVQPEGDVDGRDCLAAIERVAADLSVPIIVKETGNGISGETARKLSAAGVHAIDVAGKGGTTWSGIEAYRAATANEPRQQRIGTLFRDWGIPTAASTLECVAEHDCVIASGGVRTGLDVAKAIAVGARAGGLAKPFLKPATNGPDAVIERIEDLIAELRTAMFVTGSGSIDALQRTEYVLQGETREYVEQRTSSEKQLDS, encoded by the coding sequence ATGACGGAGCAGGGCTCGTCGGAGACTGAAGACCGAAAAGACGATCATATCCGGATCGTACAGGAGCGAGACGTCGAAACCACGGGAACGGGCTTCGAAGACGTACACCTCGTCCACGACGCGCTGCCGGAACTCGATTACGACGCGATTGACCCCGCCATCGAATTTCTGGGACACGAGTTGTCGGCCCCGATCTTCATCGAGAGCATGACTGGCGGGCACCGCAACACCACGGCCATCAATCGGGCACTGGCCCGTGCTGCCAGCGAGACGGGCATCGCTATGGGGCTTGGAAGCCAGCGGGCTGGCCTCGAACTCGACGACGACGGCGTCCTCGAGTCGTATACCGTCGTCCGCGACGTCGCGCCCGACGCGTTCATCTACGGGAATCTCGGTGCCGCACAGCTTCGCGAGTACGACATCGAAACCGTCGAGCGCGCAGTAGCGATGATCGAGGCGGACGCGCTCGCGGTCCACCTGAACTTCCTCCAAGAAGCCGTCCAACCCGAAGGCGACGTCGACGGGCGGGACTGTCTGGCTGCGATCGAACGCGTCGCCGCGGATCTCTCGGTTCCGATCATCGTCAAAGAGACCGGCAACGGGATTTCCGGGGAGACTGCCCGAAAGCTGTCCGCAGCAGGTGTACACGCGATCGATGTCGCCGGCAAAGGCGGCACGACGTGGTCCGGGATCGAAGCCTACCGTGCGGCTACCGCGAACGAACCACGCCAGCAACGGATCGGGACTCTGTTCCGTGACTGGGGCATCCCGACCGCTGCAAGTACGCTCGAGTGTGTCGCCGAACACGACTGCGTGATCGCGAGTGGCGGTGTGCGGACGGGGTTAGACGTGGCCAAAGCGATCGCGGTAGGTGCCCGTGCCGGCGGGTTGGCGAAACCGTTCCTGAAACCGGCCACGAACGGCCCGGACGCCGTTATCGAACGCATCGAGGACCTGATCGCCGAGTTACGGACGGCGATGTTCGTGACCGGTTCGGGGTCGATCGACGCGCTTCAACGAACGGAATACGTGTTACAGGGCGAAACGCGAGAATACGTCGAACAACGAACCAGTAGCGAGAAGCAATTGGATTCGTGA
- a CDS encoding DUF354 domain-containing protein: MRYLFFTNTPAHVHLYKHAVATLREQGHNVLVLARDYTCTLDLLEWYDLPYEVYGYCDTSKGSLLSRLPAHYLRAIRHARRFDPDLVFGMGGYAAHTGALLRTPTVLLIDSEPASFDHTVSTPFARAILTPNTFRKDLGEDHYVFPGLKECAYLHPEVYEPNPSVRDRLGVGETEPYVLLRLNAFGSQHDVGKDGISSEQCRRLVERLSDDATVLVSDEGKDIDLTGLPARSFDLHPALMHDALAEATLLVADTQTMVTEAALLGTPAVRSNSFVGDADMGNFVALENRGLIHNVARFDALRDRATAVLRDEGVDEAWQRRRHDYLAETVNLTDLLVDVATARGRVDDIDAVRQFDQPATDDPNAPVGVGSD, encoded by the coding sequence ATGAGATACCTGTTCTTTACGAATACGCCAGCACACGTACACCTGTACAAACACGCCGTCGCGACGTTGCGTGAGCAGGGCCACAACGTCCTCGTCCTCGCGCGCGACTACACCTGTACACTCGACCTGCTCGAGTGGTACGACTTGCCCTACGAGGTCTACGGCTACTGTGATACGTCGAAGGGGTCGCTGCTGAGTCGGCTGCCGGCCCATTACCTCCGGGCGATCCGCCACGCCAGACGGTTCGATCCCGACCTCGTCTTCGGGATGGGGGGCTACGCGGCCCACACGGGGGCCCTGCTCCGGACGCCGACGGTGTTGCTCATCGACTCCGAGCCGGCGTCGTTCGACCACACTGTCTCGACGCCGTTCGCACGGGCGATCCTCACGCCGAACACCTTCCGCAAGGACCTCGGGGAAGATCACTACGTGTTCCCGGGGCTCAAGGAGTGTGCGTACCTCCATCCCGAGGTCTACGAACCGAACCCCTCGGTCCGCGACCGACTCGGCGTCGGCGAGACGGAGCCGTACGTCCTCCTCCGGCTCAACGCCTTCGGCTCCCAGCACGATGTCGGCAAGGACGGCATCTCGAGCGAGCAGTGTCGCCGCCTCGTCGAGCGACTGAGCGACGACGCGACGGTCCTGGTCTCCGACGAGGGGAAAGACATCGACCTTACGGGCCTGCCGGCACGGTCGTTCGACCTCCATCCCGCCCTGATGCACGACGCGCTCGCCGAGGCGACGCTGCTGGTCGCCGACACCCAGACGATGGTCACCGAGGCCGCCCTGCTCGGTACGCCGGCGGTCCGATCGAACTCCTTCGTCGGCGACGCCGACATGGGCAACTTCGTCGCGCTCGAGAACCGAGGGCTGATCCACAACGTCGCCCGTTTCGACGCCCTCCGCGATCGGGCAACGGCGGTCCTTCGCGACGAGGGCGTCGACGAGGCGTGGCAACGGCGTCGCCACGATTACCTGGCCGAGACGGTCAACCTCACGGACCTGCTCGTCGACGTCGCGACGGCCCGCGGTCGCGTCGACGACATCGATGCCGTCCGCCAGTTCGACCAGCCGGCGACCGACGATCCGAACGCACCCGTCGGCGTCGGCAGCGACTGA
- the wecB gene encoding non-hydrolyzing UDP-N-acetylglucosamine 2-epimerase, whose product MKVVSVVGARPQFVKAAAVSRRLRDAHDERLVHTGQHYDPELSAVFFDELALPEPAYHLGVGSAPHATQTAEMMTALEQVVEDESPDVVLVYGDTNSTLAGALVAAKSSATLAHVEAGLRSHDRSMPEEVNRRLTDHAADLLFAPGPDAKRTLEREGITEGVSVPGDVMYDTLLAIRDRLETLGGDEPSVPDEYVLATVHRAKNTDDPDRLESIVDGLGRLERPVVFPAHPRTVDALHDFGLWERLTADVRVVDPVGYARFIGLVEGATCVATDSGGVQKEAFYLDTPCVTLRDRTEWTATVDAGWNDLVGANADRIVDAVRAAENPPAKPDLYGNGNAAARIVTTLERHVDDG is encoded by the coding sequence ATGAAGGTGGTGTCGGTCGTCGGTGCCAGACCGCAGTTCGTCAAGGCTGCGGCCGTCTCGCGACGGCTTCGGGACGCCCACGACGAACGCCTCGTCCACACCGGCCAGCACTACGATCCCGAACTCTCCGCGGTGTTTTTCGACGAACTCGCCCTTCCCGAACCGGCGTACCACCTCGGCGTCGGGTCGGCCCCCCACGCGACGCAGACCGCGGAGATGATGACGGCACTCGAGCAAGTCGTCGAGGACGAATCGCCCGACGTCGTCCTCGTCTACGGGGACACGAACTCGACGCTGGCGGGCGCGCTCGTGGCGGCCAAGTCGTCGGCGACGCTCGCACACGTCGAGGCTGGACTGCGCTCACATGACCGATCGATGCCCGAGGAGGTCAACCGACGACTGACCGACCACGCCGCCGACCTCCTGTTCGCGCCCGGCCCGGACGCAAAGCGGACCCTCGAGCGGGAGGGGATCACCGAGGGCGTCTCGGTTCCGGGGGACGTGATGTACGACACGCTGCTGGCGATCCGCGATCGCCTCGAGACGCTTGGCGGCGACGAGCCGTCGGTTCCCGACGAGTACGTCCTCGCGACGGTCCACCGGGCGAAAAACACCGACGACCCCGACCGGCTCGAATCGATCGTCGACGGGCTGGGGCGACTCGAGCGGCCGGTCGTCTTCCCGGCTCATCCCCGAACGGTCGACGCGCTCCACGACTTCGGCCTCTGGGAGCGACTGACCGCGGACGTCCGCGTCGTCGATCCCGTCGGCTACGCCCGGTTCATCGGGCTGGTCGAGGGCGCGACCTGCGTCGCGACCGACTCGGGCGGCGTCCAGAAGGAGGCGTTCTATCTGGACACGCCGTGTGTCACCCTCCGGGACCGGACGGAGTGGACGGCGACGGTCGACGCCGGCTGGAACGACCTCGTCGGGGCGAACGCCGACCGGATCGTCGACGCCGTCCGGGCCGCCGAGAACCCGCCCGCCAAGCCCGACCTCTACGGGAACGGCAACGCAGCGGCGCGAATCGTCACGACGCTCGAGCGACACGTCGACGATGGCTGA
- a CDS encoding polysaccharide deacetylase family protein yields MAETPTRGRAETEVATDDRPSDATVDRVADLPRARVDPPGDASFALCLTHDVDRPFKGIRSLYYALQERPTHHLRTAVAGDNPYWQFEEIMALEDELGVRSAFYFLNEQHLLADRPVREWFAPANWVQHLGRYDVTGDGIAGVIRDLDSGGWEVGLHGSYHSADEPKRLREEKATLEDVLDGPIAGGRQHYLRLSVPETWRYHRAIGLEYDASLGSSTECGFHAGYDPIRPFGDDFLVFPLTIMEQALPDPGSRPSAARQTCERLLTEAAENGAVMTVLWHPRYFSDREFPGYRTLYRWLIERARELEAWIGPPRALQAALEGDSDGSHRAETDPAEFQFTQVKS; encoded by the coding sequence ATGGCTGAGACACCCACTCGAGGGCGGGCCGAGACGGAGGTAGCGACCGACGACCGCCCGTCGGACGCGACGGTCGACCGGGTCGCCGACCTCCCGCGGGCGCGGGTCGATCCCCCCGGCGACGCCTCGTTCGCCCTCTGTCTGACCCACGATGTCGACCGACCGTTCAAGGGGATCCGGTCGCTGTATTATGCCCTCCAGGAGCGACCGACACATCACCTCCGGACCGCCGTCGCCGGGGACAACCCCTACTGGCAGTTCGAGGAGATCATGGCCCTCGAGGACGAGTTAGGGGTACGCTCGGCGTTTTACTTCCTGAACGAACAGCACCTGCTTGCCGACCGGCCGGTCCGGGAGTGGTTCGCGCCGGCCAACTGGGTCCAACACCTCGGCCGCTACGACGTGACCGGCGACGGGATCGCCGGCGTCATCCGTGATCTCGATTCGGGCGGCTGGGAGGTCGGCCTCCATGGCTCCTATCACTCCGCGGACGAACCCAAGCGGCTGCGCGAGGAGAAAGCGACCCTCGAGGACGTTCTCGATGGTCCCATCGCCGGCGGTCGCCAGCACTACCTGCGGCTGTCGGTCCCCGAGACGTGGCGCTACCACCGGGCGATCGGCCTCGAGTACGACGCGAGCCTCGGCTCGAGTACCGAGTGTGGGTTTCACGCGGGTTACGACCCGATCCGGCCGTTCGGCGACGACTTCCTCGTCTTTCCGTTGACGATCATGGAGCAGGCGCTTCCGGATCCCGGCAGTCGACCCAGCGCGGCGCGTCAAACCTGCGAGCGGCTGTTGACGGAGGCGGCGGAAAACGGGGCTGTCATGACCGTTCTCTGGCATCCACGCTATTTCAGCGACCGGGAGTTTCCCGGCTACCGGACGCTGTATCGCTGGCTGATCGAGCGAGCGCGGGAGTTGGAGGCCTGGATCGGCCCACCGCGGGCGCTACAGGCGGCGCTCGAGGGCGACTCCGACGGATCGCATCGCGCCGAAACCGACCCCGCCGAATTTCAATTCACACAGGTAAAATCATGA